From a single Microbacterium murale genomic region:
- a CDS encoding polysaccharide biosynthesis tyrosine autokinase translates to MTVQDYVRLLRRNLVLIISLTLIGLCIGVLVALTTPTRYSTSAQLLVSAQTADGATPADLNLARGYAQQAVTSYIDIIPSSLVLQPVIDDLGLDTTVAQLSSRVSVSAATASTAITLTVTHPNPGQAARLANAIGESFATVVAEDLERPVDTRPSIVRIDTLEAASVPVSPSAPNIPLTVTLGALLGLAVGVGAAVLRSVLDTRVRTIDDVERAVSAPILGGIALDPLAKSRPLLVAAAGRDPRAEAFRSLRTNVKFLALDGDPMALVITSAGPGEGKSTTAANLAIAFAESGSRVALIDADLRLPRIADYFAIEGGVGLTEVLIGRLTASDALQHWGRGALFVLPAGTIPPNPAELLGSSAMTSLLNDLKAAFDVIILDAPPVGLVTDAAVLARLTQGAILVAASGKTRSNRLSEAEATIEKVGAQVVGTVATMLPTKGADRTAYGVYGA, encoded by the coding sequence ATGACCGTGCAGGACTATGTGCGCCTTCTGCGGCGCAATCTCGTCCTCATCATCTCGCTGACCCTCATTGGTCTCTGCATCGGAGTGCTCGTCGCGCTCACGACGCCGACCAGATACAGCACGTCGGCGCAGCTGCTCGTCTCGGCCCAGACCGCCGACGGCGCGACCCCGGCCGACCTGAATCTCGCACGCGGCTACGCGCAGCAGGCGGTCACGAGCTACATCGACATCATCCCGAGCTCGCTCGTGCTGCAGCCGGTGATCGATGACCTCGGGCTCGATACCACCGTCGCGCAGCTGTCGTCGCGCGTGAGCGTCTCGGCGGCCACGGCCAGCACGGCGATCACTCTCACTGTCACGCATCCGAACCCCGGTCAGGCCGCGCGCCTCGCCAACGCGATCGGCGAGAGCTTCGCCACCGTCGTCGCCGAGGATCTGGAACGCCCCGTCGACACTAGGCCCAGCATCGTCCGCATCGACACGCTCGAAGCAGCATCCGTGCCGGTGTCGCCCTCTGCGCCGAATATTCCGCTCACGGTGACCCTCGGTGCGCTGCTCGGGCTCGCTGTCGGTGTTGGCGCCGCTGTGCTGCGCTCGGTGCTCGACACCCGCGTGCGCACGATCGACGACGTCGAACGTGCCGTGTCAGCTCCGATACTGGGCGGCATCGCACTCGACCCGTTGGCGAAGAGCCGCCCCCTATTGGTCGCCGCCGCGGGGCGCGACCCTCGCGCCGAGGCATTCCGGTCGCTGCGCACGAACGTCAAATTCCTCGCCCTCGACGGCGACCCGATGGCACTGGTGATCACGAGCGCCGGCCCCGGCGAGGGAAAGTCGACCACCGCAGCCAACCTGGCGATCGCATTCGCCGAGTCCGGTTCACGGGTCGCACTCATCGACGCCGACCTGCGACTGCCGCGCATCGCCGACTACTTCGCGATCGAGGGCGGTGTCGGGCTGACCGAGGTGCTCATCGGACGGCTCACCGCCAGTGATGCGCTTCAGCACTGGGGTCGCGGCGCGCTGTTCGTGCTGCCTGCCGGCACCATCCCGCCGAACCCGGCAGAACTTCTCGGGTCGTCGGCAATGACCTCGCTGCTCAATGATCTGAAGGCCGCCTTCGACGTCATCATCCTCGACGCGCCGCCGGTGGGACTCGTCACGGATGCTGCGGTGCTGGCCCGGTTGACGCAAGGAGCCATCCTCGTCGCAGCATCCGGAAAGACGCGCAGCAACCGCCTCAGCGAGGCGGAGGCCACCATCGAGAAGGTCGGGGCGCAGGTCGTCGGTACCGTGGCGACGATGCTGCCCACCAAGGGTGCGGACCGCACGGCGTATGGAGTGTACGGCGCGTAG
- a CDS encoding polysaccharide biosynthesis tyrosine autokinase has product MELRDYVRILHKNWIIILVLLLVGLAGGAAYAFTQAPKYVASTQLYVSVRTEGAATGDLVQGTTFARQMVTSYVDVIGTAIVLDPVIDELGLDTSASALASRITATTALNTVLIDITVTDTDPELAAKIADQTAASFADVVQTDLERPDAEGGASPVQITITDPAAVPTNPSSPNIPLFIVLGGLLGLAAGISFAVLRTVLDTRIHTLHDLELITDKPMLGGIAYDPDAQKRPLIVHVDPRSPRAESFRSLRTNLQFLDIDNASRTFVISSAGPGEGKSTTTANLAIALAETGARVALIDGDLRLPRVADYMGVEGGVGLTNVLIGQVEISDALQKWGTNELYVLASGPVPPNPSEMLGSTAMDRLLGPLEEYFDYILIDAPPLLLVTDAAVIGKKTRGVILTAASGKTKKPELSGAIRTLETAGVNLLGVVVTMLPTKGPDSYGYGSYTYGAKTDHGQDPIQLTQAEAKPKRRARVKA; this is encoded by the coding sequence GTGGAACTTCGCGATTACGTACGCATCCTGCACAAGAACTGGATCATCATTCTCGTGCTGCTGCTCGTCGGCCTCGCCGGTGGTGCCGCGTACGCCTTCACCCAGGCGCCGAAGTACGTGGCGTCGACACAGCTCTATGTGTCCGTGCGCACCGAGGGCGCCGCGACCGGCGACCTCGTGCAGGGAACGACCTTCGCGCGTCAGATGGTCACCAGCTACGTCGATGTCATCGGCACGGCGATCGTGCTCGACCCAGTCATCGACGAACTCGGGCTCGACACCTCGGCGTCCGCGCTCGCATCGCGCATCACGGCGACCACTGCGCTCAACACAGTGCTGATCGACATCACCGTCACCGACACGGATCCTGAACTCGCCGCGAAGATCGCCGATCAGACGGCGGCGAGCTTCGCCGACGTGGTGCAGACCGACCTGGAACGCCCGGATGCCGAGGGCGGCGCCAGCCCCGTGCAGATCACCATCACCGACCCCGCTGCTGTGCCCACCAATCCGTCCAGCCCGAACATTCCCCTGTTCATCGTGCTGGGTGGGCTGCTAGGCCTCGCCGCAGGTATCTCATTCGCGGTACTGCGCACTGTGCTAGACACACGCATCCATACGCTGCACGATCTCGAGCTCATCACCGACAAACCCATGCTCGGCGGGATCGCCTACGACCCCGACGCGCAGAAGCGCCCGCTTATCGTGCACGTCGATCCTCGCAGCCCACGGGCCGAATCGTTCCGCTCGCTGCGCACGAATCTGCAGTTCCTCGACATCGACAACGCCTCGCGCACGTTCGTCATCTCGAGCGCCGGCCCTGGCGAGGGAAAGTCGACCACGACCGCGAACCTCGCGATCGCTCTCGCCGAGACGGGTGCGCGCGTGGCCTTGATCGACGGTGACCTCAGGCTCCCCCGTGTCGCCGACTACATGGGCGTCGAAGGCGGCGTGGGCCTCACCAACGTGCTCATCGGCCAGGTCGAGATCTCAGACGCACTTCAGAAGTGGGGAACGAACGAGCTCTACGTGCTCGCCAGCGGTCCAGTGCCGCCCAACCCGAGCGAGATGCTCGGGTCGACGGCCATGGACCGCCTGCTGGGGCCGTTGGAAGAGTACTTCGACTACATCCTCATCGACGCTCCCCCGCTGCTGCTCGTCACCGACGCGGCGGTCATCGGCAAGAAGACACGTGGCGTCATCCTCACGGCGGCATCGGGCAAGACCAAGAAGCCCGAGCTCTCCGGAGCGATCCGCACGCTCGAGACCGCCGGCGTGAACCTGCTCGGAGTCGTCGTGACCATGCTGCCGACCAAGGGCCCGGACAGCTATGGCTACGGCTCATACACGTACGGTGCGAAGACCGATCACGGTCAGGATCCCATCCAGCTGACGCAGGCGGAAGCGAAGCCGAAGAGACGCGCTCGGGTCAAGGCCTGA